The Ictalurus punctatus breed USDA103 chromosome 15, Coco_2.0, whole genome shotgun sequence DNA window TTTGTGTGGCTCCTGTAGCTCTGGAGCGTCAGTGTGACGAACACCGCAAGCGCGCCAAAGAACTGAAGAGCAAATCCCAGCACCTCAACAACGTCCTCATGAACCTGACCCCTGTGGCCACGCCCCCAGCTCCCAAACGTCCCCGCCTCACCCGCGCCGTCTCCGGACCTGCCTCGGTCATGGCTCCACCTACTCAGCCTGCCCAGTTCACTCTGCCCTTCACCCAGCTTACAGGCATCCCATTAGACAAATTCCTGTCAGCCATGGGAGGCTCCGCCCCTAATCAGGCACCATTTATTGGGAGCTATACAGTCCTGACCTCTCCAGGAGGAGCAGAACTGCAGCCCGACACGTCCAATCTCACCGTGCTGAGCTCGGATGTAGCAGGAGGCTCCGCCATCCTTAAAGTTCTCAGTCCTTTTCAGCTGGTCACGCTGCCCACTCTGGGAACCGGAGCCACGCTGCAGAACCTGGCAGcaccagcagggggcagcaCCATCGTGGCGCTGCCTGTTAGTACCGCTGCTGTGGAGACACTGGGAGCTCAAGCAGATGAGACAGCAGACGGGAACACCGAACAGCAAAGCAAAGAGAGTCGATAAGAGACTGATGtaattttcaaagaaaaaaatgtttttatttttagtctaATTAGAAAACGTCTGTAtgctttatatataatatatatatatatatatatatatatatatatatatatatatatatatatatatatatatatatatatatatacagttcgTGTCTTGCACTGAAATCCTGCATTTCTTCCATCTCATATTGGATTGCTAaaactgttttgtttaaatttgtttaaatatttattttactagtCTAGGATGGCGAGGATTAATACAGCGGGGGGACGCCACGTCTTTTCATACTGCTAGTTATTCGgcatcaggaaaaaaaaaatgtcagcaaTGGTGACAAGTGACATTCGACTTGAGATTTTCTCGATCCCTTTGCAAAGTAGTTGTGATGCGATAAAGCGACAAATCCAAAGCATTGGCTTGAATGATTTCTCAGAGCAAATCTTTCTGAGGTGTGATCTGAGGTGATTCCTACACTGCAGTTAGTCCCTGCAAAAAAATCTTATCCTGTCTCATAACCTCTCGTTAAACGTGTATACGATAAAAAGTCatgcttggaaggaagtagcacaGATCACTGGAGCCTCTTGTGTTTTGTACTTTGCTTTGCTCAAAGGTTAGGAGATAACATGTATGTCAACcaattttcacactgattagaGCCTTATTTAGTTTGTTTAACTCGTTAGCTTTAGAATTTATGTATAGCTACTACCTTTATCTCCATTTATCGCAATAAAGTACAAGCGACGTGAGCCACGTGTTGCACGTTAATGTGAACAAAGAGTTACTCAGTTCTTCGTAATCACGGTCATAAAGCACAGGGTCTTGGACTGCATCCAGCTCCGAACCCTCTGGAAAAGGTCCCCTTGTTTGAACACACCTGGAGGAGAGCACTAAAGACTTAAAAACTAGCTACCAAGCGCAGTCTTTTTCGTTATTTCTTTACTGTTCTGTTTAATGTACCTTTCTAAATTTCACACTGTTGTTtatattagcaaaaaaaaaaaaaacaacaactactgaggtgctttttattttaattttatttggtgtgtttatggtatttttgtgtaaatatattGCTGTATTGCTACTACAAATGCctttgtatattttgtgttaCTGATCAGTGTTATCTCATAGCTTTTCGTCTTATTACATAAAAGGATTTTCAAGGAAACCTGTCGAGTTCTTagaataaagtgtttattttccgGGACGTGGCTGCAGTGTGCATTTGCACACCAAAAGCAcgtccttttttcttttttaagtatgttttACTCTTGTCATGTCTAAATTGAGGGCGTTCAGAAAGACCGCACTGACGGGAAAGGTTTTGGGTGCTCGGTGAATAAGTTATGGGATGGTTTAATCGGAACAGCTGTACCAATGCTCAttcatccaatcagccaatcatgtggcagcagagcagTACGTACACttatacagatacaggtcaggaTTTTTAGTTCATGTTCACATTACACTTCAGAATAAAAGGGAAACGTGATCTCAGTGtgtttgactgtggcatggttcaGAAACTGCTCACCACGTAGGATTTTCACACGTAGCAGTCTCTTCAGTTTACACAGGATGATGCGGAAAACAATCCTGATGAGAGAGGTAAGAGGAGAAACGCCAGACTATTTTGATCTGACCGGAAGTCCCTAGTAACCCAAATAACCACTCAAATGAGTATATAAGTATCTCAGAACAAATATGGTTTTTTAAGGTCTGACCGCACAAacgtgtctttttttctcttttctttttccccctcaaataGGGTAGGCGTGACACTAGACTGCATCTGTTCTGTCTTTCTGTGGCGTGTATTCGTGGTCCACATTTCACCGTAGAGGgttatgaagtgtgtgtgatgtgagtTATAGCATTATTTCACCTAAAAGCCCAGAAGAGGATTAGCTGCTGTCATAAATTATAAAACGCACAGGGCACAGGATGAGAAATGATTGCTCACCAGGCTCAGTTATTGTGTAGTAGATATTCCTATAGATGCATTtatacatgtttgtgtgtgtgtatatatatacatatatacatatgtacatacatgtgtgtgtgtgtgtatatatatatgtatatatatgtatatgtgtgtgtgtatatatatatatatgtatatgtatgtatatatatatatatatatatagatgtatagaATATATACTTTTCCTACACATCTATATATAGAGTATTTatactatctctctctctctctatctatctatctatctatctattttatatatatatatatatatatatatatatatatatatagagagagagagagagagagagagagagagagagagaatgtatatACTCTTCCTACACATCTTAATATTAATTAGAGCTTAATATTAAGGAGTGTATGAAGAGTTCCGAAAACATGTTGGAGTAAATGTTTCTCTCACACTTCGACTAGTACAGTTTCTTTCAGTATAattcatgtgtgtgcatgctttgatctctgtttgtgtgtgcgcgcgcgctggTGCTCCTCTCGTCGTACACCCTTCTAAGCATTATGATCCGCTATTGATCACATCCCACCTCTTCTTCAGCAGAACACAGAAGGAAAGTGTGACGTGTGTGGAGATTCTTTATGCGCATCTCAGTAGGCCTCTCGAGAACATGTCTGAATATGAATAAGAGGTCGGCATGCAGGTTAATTACATCTACAGCACACGAATGGTATGCGGGTAATGCAAAACAGGAAGTTCGTCAGAACTTGATTAGCTCACTGATTCTGATGACTATTTTTACATTCGGGGCATTAAATCCAAGCTGTCAGAAATGTTACAGCTAATGAAAGCACCCAGGAAAAGAACATGGTATTTGGTTGTCCTTAAGAGTTCTAGGCCGAAGCCTACAACAAAATATTTTCCTATTTCTAATTTAGGGAACTCTTAACCACCGGATGAATCTTTAAAAACAGTGCTAATCCATAGTTTTGTAAGTaaggggttttgtgtgtgtgtgtgtgtgtgtgtgtgtgtgcgcgcgcgcgcgcatgtTGTCCTGTTTTGGTCTGTCGTCCCATCCGGGGTGTATTTCTACCTCCCAGGATGTACTCTGGATCCAGGATAAATCACTTACGCGTTCTTTGATTGTCTGTCTTGGGAACCTTAAAATCTTTTATGTAGAACCTTGCAACAAAATGTTTTCCAATTACAAATGGTAGCGAGTGTACAAACATTTAGAAAGTGATGAgcccttaactatccaaagaaccctcgaAGAACCCATTGTATCTGAGAACGTGTTAATCAGTTATGACTGTTGAGAGTAGACCGTGTTTATACCTTTTTCATGCGTTACAtctcttaagggttctttgaTTTGTCTTAAAGGGAACCTTTAAAACATTCTAAATAGAAGCCTACAACAAAATGTTTTTCTATTACAAAACCATTTAGGAAGTGATGACCCTTTTACTAtacaaagaacccttgaagaaagGTTTTGATCTGAGAGTTTGCTGACTGTGACAAGGAACTTATGTCTAtacatttcatgttttgttaAATCTAGAACCTTTGGGGAGTTTTTCTTGGTTGTCTTCGTGGGGGAACCACTTAAACAttttatgtagaaccctacaacaagaGTGTGCTAATCCACTCAAATTagtttgtaattatatatatttctatgcATTTTATACACAAGTATACATGTTGTACTGTTGTTGACCAGCAGGTGGAgccacaaaatgtttttttttgttgttgttgtttatttatttaacttagTTACCGTCTTTTTCAGGATCCTCTTAAGTAACACAAAGTCTGGCAAATCAAGGTCTCGgcctttattgtcatttcaaaacAAGCATTAAAATACAGCACGCATCGTATTTGTTTACATCTAACAGCAAAAATGGCGGAGTCATTTTAATACATGAAGGCCGTAAAGAGCAGGTGGTACAGTGGATACGGGGTCCAAACCTTTAGCAGCATATTTTTTGGCTAGTACAACAGTAAGTCGTGAGACTTCATGAGCCTGTATAAGTTCAgctacttttcttttcttttttttaaatacaaaacacCCTAAAGACCAAATTCGTTGTATGATGAAGGCTCCTCGTCGGATCGCACGGAAATTTTAAAATGGCGCCGTAAAAAGCTGCCGTATCTCTTTTGGTTGTCCCAATTTAATTTAGGACGGATTCTTCTCATGAAGCCTCCGTATCTCTTCTGCAGCTCCTGTTGGCCGGGTTCTTCTTCAGACTCGCTTCTTTTGGGAACGAACTTTCTCCGGAAGCCACCATAACGTTTCACCTCATTCAGAGGAAACGTACTGTCGTAAAGTCCCATTTCGTTCTCGGAGGTAACGTCTTCCCCTTCGACGTCCTCGGTCAGCTCGGGTGCATTTCTCTCGATCAGTTTTAACATGGAGTCACCGTATTTCTTTGCCAGCGACCCTTTTTCTATAGCGTTCCCCCTCCAGGGCGAAGTGAGCAGggtctttctgtttttctcaaTCCTTTTGATGAATCCGCCATAACGCTTGACCGGGTTCGACGTCGTCGGCTCCTGCGGGTCGTCCTCAGGTCGTTCCCATAAAATCTTCTCGCACCGATCCAGCTCGCTGCTAGATGTAAGCGCACCTTCACACTCTAACGTACAGGTCTGATTGGGGGAGTGGGGTAGGGTTTGGGGGTGGAGAAACATCGGAAAGGATAAGATACATAAGAAAGAAAACTTCCATATTTTTTCAAGATTGTCAAATAAATATCTCCTAGGGCGGGTACCCTTAAGCATACACATTTTGTACCCTTCACATTTCCACTAAAAGGTCATTATAGTCCAGTTATGCACTTTAAAAATCATAGGCACACTATATTTGCATTCCCATAAATTGTTTTAATAGCCATACAATTGTTTTAGAATAGAATATTTatagcagtttttaaaaaattataattataaatgagTTCCAACACAAATACAGACAATATCAGTGCTGAAACCTTTAAATTTTTACTGAGTGAAAAGGTAACATTCTCAGAAATATTCCCTTTCTTTTGCCACATCATGGGTATTTCTTTCGTACCGTTAGTGTGTATCCTTTTTCCATCTAAAGTGATCGTAGCGTACCGTTACAATTAATGTAACTGAACATTTAATTAGCTTTTATACTAAATCCTACAGTACGTGCACCTTTCCAGGTAAAACATAGGCTACACACTAATGCTTTTAATGGATTTACACTAAAAGGACATTATGGTCcagttatgcattttaaaaatcataggTACACTAGCTATATTCACATTCCCATAATATGaaaatacatattaaaggtacaTGAGATAATGGTACTACCTTAGCAACAAGGAAATGTACAATTTGgtaccctttttttccccctgagagtacaacattttcatttctaaaaaataaaatgatcaaaagagACTGgatcctgttttgtttttgtttttttgtgtgtgttttttttttaagtcctaATTGTCCTGATTGTTTTCTTCTCGCCGACATTTTAAAGCGCTCTGCTCAGCAACAGGTGCTTTCCTTGATGCAGCACAAGGATCTTACCAGTAGGTTGAGCGGTGAGTCAGAGATGTGCAGGGCACATCTTAGACACTGTTCAGAGCAATCAGCCCAGGATAGAGAGGGCAAACTGAGCACCAACACCAGCATGTACCACTCCATCTTATGTCTCCTGAAGATACTGTATAGAAGAGCAGGAAATTTGGGAAAGAAACACAGTTAGTTAGAATTCTTATGCTCCTAAGAATTGACCTCTGATTCAGGATcattctttaatttaataataataataataataataataataataataataataataataataatgcaaagaCGACCTAGTTGAAAACAGGCAGTGGTTTTGATCTTAAAATCAGAGGGTTCAGGTTTATTACTGCTTGTAAATTAAGGAACATGCACGAGAGAAATCTCTCAAGTGTGGAATCACAGTGGATATGTAGCTACAAAGCATGCGTAAATGTTACAGGAATTCATTTACGCatgtaatgtttaaataaaaaacgcACTCTATACAGACTGTAACCTATTCTTGGACAGAACATGGTACTAAACTGTTCTTTTTCTTGTCACTGGGTTCGTTCCAGCAACCTGTAGTTTGTATCTTTTACATAGAAAGGTGTGTTTAGTGCACACCCCCCACTGTGGTGAAACATTTACAACGTTTACTCTGCCAAGCTGAATCTCCTGCTTGAATTTCCTGTATCTTAAGATCCAgtgctgaaaataaatacaatctAAACGTAAGGAGACGGAAGTGCGAAGTTCAGAAAATACACGAAAAACTGCAAACTGATGTGCGTCTTTATCTAAAATCTAGAACCCCAGGCGCATAAGAATAAGAAGCACTACTTTCAGCACTACTTTCTGGTTTATTAGATATCTgattgaataaataataataataataataataataataataataataataatctgccaATCTGAGAGTAGGTCAAACATGATGTACGCATCAGTATATTCAACTGTAATATCATAAGCTAACGAATAAGGAACATTACCTGGTTTGTTCACTCCCTTGTTTTTCACCAAGTGCAAATGCAATTCCTGGGAAACGAGACAGTTTGCGAGTAGTGCGACTCCCTCTGCAGGCTCGTCTCTCCTGTGCTCTCCTCTTTATTCCTCTTTGTGCCCACTGCCCACCTTCCTTTCACCCACTGGCATCACAGTGCCCGCCTTCATCTGACCAATCGCACAAGAACATAGCGCCCACCAacacctacacttacacacacacacacacacacacaccacaccacaccacaccaccctgCGCGCTCTTTACGCACCCTCCTTTTTACGCATTCACTTGACACACAAAGGATCCTGTCGACCCTTAAGGAAGTGTTGCAACGTTTTGCGTAGCAAAATCCCccgtgtgtttcagtgttttaactcGGTCTTTCTGTAAGAAATATACACCTACAGGGTTGGGTTAATTCATAGCAGTGTTACAGATAAACTCAGTGCGTTTGGAGATGTCTGTTCATGACGCAAAGCATTTTACTGGTTGCACCGCAGTTCGTGATTAGGAATTATGCTATTAGAAATCCATACCCGCATGATGAACCGATTTAATAATGGGAAGTTCGGTTCAATTGACCGAGTCGATTCTTTTGAACTGATTCTTTCGATTCATCTTTGGCAGGAAGAATATGAACTCTACAAATCACGCCTAAATAATGTTCAATCTTGTGCagtaatgaattatttataaaacacattttcagcCTTTTGCGCTGACCAAAGTGATGTACATcgaataaaataatgtaaatcaaTGAAATAAGACCTAAAACAAATAATAAGATAAACAAACAGCAATGCAACTGCAACTCAGATGTATACAGCTTACTTGGATTCATGGTTTGTTTGTATGGGATTTGTTTAATAATATTCTATGTAAgattaaaacattaaacaacAGCTTGGTGTGTTGCGTCTTGATGCGAAGCAGTTACCAACACCacaaattattttccaataacctcacgtcctgaagtgttttatgcATTGGatacaccggagactccttccataaacgttaaataaacacattacagAAAATGGCACCATAGAAACGATTACACGATTAcactacaaaacatttttattatttaatctgGAGTCCCTgggaccctaaccctaaccctgggactaaccctaaccctgaccctgacaaaaggcaaagtatgtattaagtattctgaaataaatgaacaaaaatgtcaGCACTGGCAAACTGCCagggttttgtttgttggttggttggttggttgattggttagttgtttatttagttggTTATTTAGATGTTTATTTGGTTGGTTTGGTTGGTTGTTTAGTTAGTTGGTTGgctgtttggttggttggtggtttacttgtttggttggttgctttgttggttggttagttgtgtagttggttggttggttgctCAGTTAGTTGATTAGTTGCTTGGCTAGttgtttttttagttgtttAGTTGGTTGATTGTTTATTTAGTCGGTTGGTTGCTtggttagtttttgtttttttgtttgtttgtttttttttgtttttttgttttgggggggggggggggggttgttgctgttattagaaaataacctacttcatcacaccacaccactgCTGATTATTgtcctacaacagcacatcctggAGTGTTGTATTCTTAACATAAGTGATGTTATTCTGCAAAAGTAATGTTTACCAATGGCTTTGTTTTCCtgacaagaaaacaaaaaacctgaCACAGTGAAACCAATGTccatacataaacacaaacctGACATGTTTCTTGATGCTTataatttgatttttatttgggtttattttttattttactacgATTGCTTGCTATCTATATTTCTGAGCTGGAAAAATGGATGGTGTAAAAAAGGTGTTGTTGAAAATGGGTTCAAATGTTTCTACAGCACAGCAAAACAACTTTTTACATCCATTCTTCTGTAGAGAGATGCTCCATTCATCCTGTATTCATCCTACAACAACTGGAATCAGCATTAAATCCAGTATCTACAATCAAAAAACTTGGCTGCCATTATTCATCTGAGCTACAATAGTTAAAAttaatacattacattttttataataCAAATTTAATAACATATAGCTATGTAACACTTAGATGCAGACAACTCAGAGAGTTCTTGATGAAAGTCAAAGGTTAGAACCAACAGTGACATCAGTATACACTTGCATACGCAACAGACGCTCCGTATGTATCGTCCTATCGAGGTGGCTTCCCGGTGGTCCACTTGTGTTTTGGAAAGTTTTAtctcttttctgtttttgctcAAAAGAGTTCAAGAAGAACAATTATTTCAGATCATCATTGCACCATATTTTAGTAATATAAAATAGCAAGGTGCATGATTATTGCCCCATCCTCTTAATAATCTGCAAAAAGCTCATGGTGATTCAATATGAATCTCTAACGAGTTTCTAGGCAACCTCTCATAAGGACAGTGTGGTTATTATACCTCTCACTGattggaaaaacaaaaccatcTTCTCAGACATGACGTAAAAAACCTTCACTTTTGATAAAGGTTTTGATGATGGACTTCCTGTGAAAGATCAGCATTCCACAGTGCAGAAGTACATGTTTCGACTCTTTATAATGCTtcctttgaagatttttttttaattattttatttttttttagtgctcTTAGCTTCCTGAAAAGTTCTACTTGTAACCCTTTCTGATAATATACACTGGTGTAGGGTTCTCAGCTACATTTCCAGcccaactacatctcaaaatCCACACAAAACCTGAAACTAGAGCAAAAAAAATTGAGCGCTGGTGAAGGGAGAGATATTTTTCATCAAAATGTTTATCATTGTCACCATGGTGCGCACACATTTCTGATTTATCCTCTCCGTAAATCCACCTTTCTCACTCCCAATGTTTACTGTATAACTTATAACAGTAACAAaagattctgtacatcatagacacactgtcaATATGATGCACTTTTTCATTGTTTATGGACATTTATAAGATGTAATTttgattatttgctttaaaacaaataCTCAGGTAGTGGAGAATTTTTCAACTAGACCTAGACCTACTtcactctccctgtctttctgtctccttctctttaTTCCTACCTGCATACATCTTTGTTCTttgcaaaccaaaaaaaaataataataaaacagcagaCTCAATATTGGACTGTTTTCCAGGTAATGAAATCCATCATATCGAACTGAAACATCTCTGTGACTCATATCATATTGAACTGTTGACAACTTTGGATCACATATAGCGGCACACAATATGATTTCAGAATGAAAGAAACAGACACCAATAGTCACAGTACTCCTCGTCATTATGGTGAGATCTGAAGTGTGAGGAAAACACACTGACTCACATGTGAACTCCTTCATCTTGAAAGCTGCAAAAGGTTTTATTTTGGGGCAACAAGAGGGAGGATAATGATCACATATGTTCTGTCGTGTATATAATTTTTCCgtaattgaattcaaaaagtggaactttcatctgttctagattcattacacataaagtgaaatatttcaagccttttttttttgtataaatctcgatgattactgaaaggaaattctcttatatcatgtactcgcttatattatgaactgctatcaaatacctatgatgaatgtattcatttaattacctctttgaataagatGATCAACTGCTATCTTGATTATAGCTATCTCCTTgaaatacacatgtatttccatgtcaacatgacacaggacttattttgaattatgactatgtgctgtgtgttttgtttaacacacagcactgtctgtctgacacctggaccagtagaaaccgtccacgcactgcttgttatcaatgtgtataaatactcttggtttgcatgaataaactcgGATGTCTATTTGAGCATacatgtgtccgtgtgtgttcaCTTAGGCTCCCCAGATCGATCCGAAACGCTCTGAGGCAAatcacactttctagctcatagcagcacagaactaaaagttaatagaagtaattgtagaacaggctggaaggcatgACGGAAGATCTGACaggcataatctgagattcctgggatacatggaaatctaacaATTACAGATTACAGCTcacagaaatcaaaaatccaggaTTTcgaaatattagaataaaataGCTTTAAAgcctatttaaaaagggggaagaGCCagtcaatgactacgtttacatggacagcagtaatctaattattgatcttactctaattaagataataatgtgattaaggtgattacatgagtcacttttagaatactcctgtcatgtacccgttttacatgttttagaacataattagattaatagCCCGCGTCATTaggtcaccgcgccacgccgtccgatgtccctccagaatttcacgtatcaacatgaagttcgtcttcgttatggtaccgtatacagttttgggtgtttttataaaaaaaaatttacaaacgctttaagtgcagttaattatttgtcatgctgtacatgctaatagacaactgcttgaagccatgggctgcatctcaaactgcatacttaccgtctatatagtagccgagatacatgtatttttccccactacaggcctatagtaggcaagtatgcggtttgggacgcagccgaactctcttgttcgccgtaaaatgttgagaactgccgcgtgtgaacgtgtcctgtcacaaaatgcggtgaaaactctcacatgacgttcataatgtgattaaggtgtttacatgtctgtaatacacgtccataatgcgactaaaacaggaatactccacctgtcttaattcgattagagcttaactCGAGTATGACCATAATTGACCAAATGACcaaaggtaattaaaaattgctgtttacatggtagtttgttaatcaaagtatggtcttaatagggttaagagtggattattgattatagttcgtttctcgttttgtttatcgaccctgttttccgtgaccatgaCCTAGATTCCAGCCCTGCCCCATACTTGCCTGTTTGCCAATaccctgacctcttgcatgtttgtggatcacgatttgga harbors:
- the pdyn gene encoding proenkephalin-B precursor (The RefSeq protein has 1 substitution compared to this genomic sequence), whose product is MGWYMLVLVLSLPSLSWADCSEQCLRCALHISDSPLNLLTCTLECEGALTSSSELDRCEKILWERPEDDPQEPTTSNPVKRYGGFIKRIEKNRKTLLTSPWRGNAIEKGSLAKKYGDSMLKLIERNAPELTEDVEGEDVTSENEMGLYDSTFPLNEVKRYGGFRRKFVPKRSESEEEPGQQELQKRYGGFMRRIRPKLNWDNQKRYGSFLRRHFKISVRSDEEPSSYNEFGL